A genomic stretch from Myxococcota bacterium includes:
- a CDS encoding AI-2E family transporter: MSRAPPVAMTRVDARPELPTIATLAIVAVVLYFAREFLIPLALAALLGFLLTPPVRRLERAGLPRLAGVLLLTLAIVSGAALAAWFITRELGDLAASLPDFRATLAEKLRTLRGPMRSLADALGWIDQLGKEIDPAAGRAQTPRVEVVQPSTGIGLLSRYGATLLGPLGTAGIVAVLAIFLLLQDDLPRRIVTWLSLRDSRLSPRAVDEAGALVSRFLGRQAAVCLLQGVAVWLGLTCIGVPGAFVFGFISALFRSIPYFGPATAAALPIVFCAAAFHGFDKMLWTAGFFVCWELFTNNVLDPQVLGRGAGLTPLGVVLSATFWAWLWGAPGLFLAIPLTACLTVVGRYVPQLAFMPALLSHDPVAPPSAQLRQRLAARDDEEAATLLRHAAKEGDLVQLSDSLVLPMLVQLARERDAGRATRGDVIRSLRRLRELLAELVTGMPVTAPKLGARPVRVEELRKGALDRFARDWIATVLERSGFRMLEAGDAAADALLVLASVGAHAQSDAQARVSGRHAVVLAAALDVRALTTAAGTPIVPSCTGLVAALTPAPIARAEAAG; the protein is encoded by the coding sequence ATGAGCCGTGCACCGCCCGTGGCCATGACGAGGGTGGATGCGCGGCCCGAGCTCCCCACGATTGCGACCCTCGCAATCGTGGCGGTGGTGTTGTATTTCGCGCGCGAGTTCCTGATCCCGCTCGCGCTCGCTGCGCTGCTCGGTTTTCTGCTGACTCCGCCCGTGCGCAGGCTCGAGCGCGCGGGCCTGCCGCGCTTGGCGGGCGTGCTCCTGCTCACGCTCGCGATCGTCTCGGGCGCGGCGCTCGCCGCCTGGTTCATCACGCGCGAGCTCGGCGATCTCGCCGCGAGTCTCCCCGACTTCCGGGCCACGCTCGCGGAGAAGCTGCGCACGCTGCGCGGGCCGATGCGCTCGCTCGCCGACGCGCTGGGCTGGATCGACCAGCTGGGCAAGGAGATCGATCCCGCGGCCGGCCGCGCGCAAACGCCGCGCGTGGAGGTCGTCCAGCCCTCGACCGGCATCGGGCTTTTGAGCCGCTACGGCGCGACCTTGCTGGGGCCGCTCGGCACCGCGGGCATCGTGGCGGTGCTCGCGATCTTCCTCCTGCTCCAGGACGATCTTCCCCGGCGCATCGTGACCTGGCTGTCCTTGCGCGACTCGCGGCTGTCGCCGCGCGCGGTCGACGAGGCGGGAGCGCTGGTGAGTCGCTTCCTCGGCCGGCAGGCGGCCGTGTGTCTCCTGCAGGGCGTCGCGGTCTGGCTGGGACTCACTTGCATCGGCGTGCCGGGCGCGTTCGTGTTCGGCTTCATCTCGGCGCTGTTCCGCTCGATCCCGTACTTCGGGCCCGCGACCGCGGCCGCGCTGCCGATCGTCTTCTGCGCGGCGGCGTTCCACGGCTTCGACAAGATGCTGTGGACCGCTGGCTTCTTCGTGTGCTGGGAGCTGTTCACGAACAACGTGCTCGACCCCCAGGTGCTCGGGCGCGGTGCGGGACTCACGCCGCTCGGGGTCGTGCTCTCGGCCACGTTCTGGGCCTGGCTGTGGGGTGCGCCGGGCCTGTTCCTGGCGATTCCGCTCACCGCCTGTCTCACCGTGGTGGGCCGCTACGTGCCGCAGCTCGCGTTCATGCCGGCGCTCTTGTCACACGACCCGGTCGCGCCGCCTTCCGCGCAGCTCCGCCAGCGCCTCGCGGCGCGCGACGACGAGGAGGCCGCCACACTCTTGCGTCACGCGGCGAAAGAGGGCGACCTGGTGCAGCTCTCCGACTCGCTCGTGCTGCCGATGCTCGTGCAACTCGCGCGCGAACGCGACGCCGGCCGGGCCACGCGCGGCGACGTGATCCGCTCGCTGCGGCGCCTGCGCGAGCTGCTCGCGGAGCTCGTGACCGGCATGCCAGTCACTGCGCCCAAGCTCGGAGCGCGGCCCGTGCGCGTCGAGGAGCTGCGCAAGGGCGCCCTCGACCGGTTCGCGCGCGACTGGATCGCGACCGTGCTCGAGCGCAGCGGGTTCCGCATGCTCGAGGCCGGAGACGCGGCCGCGGACGCGCTGCTCGTGCTGGCGAGCGTGGGAGCACACGCACAGAGCGACGCGCAGGCGCGTGTGTCCGGCCGCCACGCCGTGGTGCTCGCCGCGGCGCTCGATGTGCGCGCGCTCACCACCGCCGCCGGGACGCCGATCGTGCCCTCGTGCACCGGGCTGGTAGCGGCGCTCACACCGGCGCCGATCGCCCGCGCGGAAGCGGCGGGCTGA
- a CDS encoding BON domain-containing protein, translating into MGYEERRGHGFERWERNQPSRSDRFLQRREPRERPFGDENFGQEREDWREPQDIQARERFDYERGPQWGRQERHGQGHAWGQRDWSGSQREWGGPERDRRGRFTGVGPKGYRRSDERIREDACQALCDHPDLDATDIEVLVKNGEVTLQGTVSDRHAKRLAEEALEDLPGVQDVRNELRMNGARTATHSAQGRSPSERS; encoded by the coding sequence ATGGGCTACGAAGAACGACGCGGCCACGGGTTCGAGCGCTGGGAACGCAATCAGCCCAGTCGGAGCGATCGATTCCTGCAGCGGCGCGAGCCGCGCGAGCGGCCGTTCGGCGACGAGAACTTCGGCCAGGAGCGCGAAGATTGGCGCGAGCCGCAGGACATCCAGGCGCGCGAGCGCTTCGACTACGAGCGCGGTCCGCAGTGGGGTCGCCAGGAACGTCACGGCCAGGGTCACGCCTGGGGGCAGCGTGACTGGAGCGGGAGTCAGCGCGAGTGGGGCGGGCCCGAGCGCGATCGGCGCGGCCGCTTCACCGGCGTGGGCCCGAAGGGCTATCGCCGCTCCGACGAGCGGATCCGCGAGGACGCCTGCCAGGCGCTCTGCGATCACCCCGACCTCGACGCGACCGACATCGAGGTGCTGGTGAAGAACGGCGAGGTCACTCTGCAGGGCACGGTCTCCGACCGGCACGCCAAGCGCCTCGCGGAAGAGGCGCTCGAGGACCTGCCAGGCGTGCAGGACGTGCGAAACGAACTCCGCATGAACGGAGCGCGCACGGCGACTCACTCCGCGCAGGGGCGCTCGCCGAGCGAACGTTCGTGA